The Bifidobacterium eulemuris genome includes a window with the following:
- the radA gene encoding DNA repair protein RadA gives MAKSSVQYVCSECGWNGAKWFGKCPECGQWGTVGEFHETRAAAGTRTAAPGRTSRTQPATPSPAGGKGAATPITQVGTEQIARVPTGFGEFDRVLGGGIVPGSVVLIAGEPGVGKSTLLLETAGNIARSHAGGGSVLYVSGEESQAQVRLRATRINAVEPNLLLASTTDLATVLGLIEQERPTLAIVDSAQTIVSQEVDGISGGSTQVREVASALIDTAKTLDIPVLLVGHVTKDGSIAGPRTLEHLVDVVCQFEGDSETALRMLRAVKNRFGPTDEVGCFDMSGEGIEEVRDPAGLFLSAGDAQEAPVEGTCVTFTLDGHRSLPIEVQALVTNSVLPTPRRAVNGVDSNRIAMLTAVLYRHGHINLLANDLYISTIAGGLAKEPACDLAIVAALASAAHRTPIARATCAIGEISLTGQVRPAPRLEHRLREAARLGFTTAVVPTPRKPIDVPGLTLIEVRSLAEALTALGLSRR, from the coding sequence ATGGCTAAGTCGTCCGTGCAATATGTGTGTTCCGAATGCGGCTGGAATGGCGCGAAATGGTTCGGAAAATGCCCCGAATGCGGGCAGTGGGGCACCGTCGGGGAGTTCCATGAGACCCGTGCGGCCGCCGGAACCCGTACCGCCGCGCCCGGACGCACCTCACGCACCCAACCGGCCACGCCCTCCCCCGCGGGAGGCAAAGGCGCGGCCACGCCCATCACCCAGGTCGGCACGGAGCAGATCGCCCGCGTGCCCACCGGCTTCGGCGAATTCGACCGCGTGCTCGGCGGCGGCATCGTCCCCGGCTCCGTGGTGCTGATCGCCGGCGAGCCCGGCGTGGGTAAATCCACCCTTCTGCTGGAGACCGCGGGCAATATCGCCCGCAGCCATGCCGGCGGCGGATCGGTGCTGTATGTCTCCGGCGAGGAATCGCAGGCGCAGGTGCGTCTTCGCGCCACCCGCATCAACGCGGTGGAGCCGAATCTGCTGCTGGCCTCCACCACCGATCTGGCCACTGTACTGGGCCTGATCGAACAGGAGCGGCCCACGCTGGCCATCGTCGATTCCGCGCAGACCATCGTCTCGCAGGAGGTCGATGGCATCTCCGGCGGATCCACGCAGGTGCGCGAGGTGGCGAGCGCGCTGATCGACACGGCGAAAACCTTGGATATTCCGGTGCTGCTGGTGGGGCATGTGACCAAGGACGGTTCGATCGCGGGCCCGCGCACGTTGGAGCATCTGGTCGACGTGGTCTGCCAGTTCGAGGGCGACAGCGAAACCGCGCTGCGCATGCTGCGCGCGGTGAAGAACCGTTTCGGCCCGACCGACGAAGTGGGTTGCTTCGACATGAGCGGCGAAGGCATCGAGGAGGTGCGTGACCCGGCCGGCCTGTTCCTGTCCGCGGGCGACGCGCAGGAGGCGCCGGTGGAGGGCACCTGCGTGACCTTCACTCTGGACGGGCACCGCAGCCTGCCCATCGAGGTGCAGGCGCTGGTCACCAATTCCGTGCTGCCCACGCCCAGGCGCGCGGTGAACGGCGTGGACTCGAACCGCATCGCCATGCTCACCGCGGTGCTCTACCGCCACGGCCATATCAATCTGCTGGCCAACGACCTGTATATCTCCACCATCGCGGGCGGCCTGGCCAAGGAGCCGGCCTGCGATCTGGCCATTGTGGCCGCGCTGGCGAGCGCCGCGCACCGCACGCCGATCGCGCGCGCCACCTGCGCCATCGGCGAGATCTCCCTGACCGGCCAGGTGCGTCCCGCCCCACGACTGGAACACCGTCTGCGCGAGGCCGCGCGATTGGGATTCACCACGGCCGTGGTGCCCACGCCCCGCAAGCCGATCGACGTCCCCGGCCTGACCCTGATTGAGGTGAGGTCCCTAGCCGAAGCCCTCACCGCCCTAGGCCTGTCGCGTCGCTGA